The Rhinolophus ferrumequinum isolate MPI-CBG mRhiFer1 chromosome 21, mRhiFer1_v1.p, whole genome shotgun sequence region AGTGGCCTCAGGGAGGTCAGCAGACCCGGGATGGGGAATACGTGGGCCCTTCTCACTGGAATCCTTTTCTAGGCCATGATGAGACCCGCTCTCTTTGCAAACCTGTTTGGGGTGCTAGCCCTCTTTCAGTCGGGCAGGCTGGTGAAGGTAAGAGCTTTGGGGACACGAGGATGTGGACTGGCTTGGGAATGGTGGGGACCGTGGTATGTCCTCATACCCTCTCCCCCTTTGTGGGTACCAGGACTCAGAGGCACTGATGAAGTCGGTGAAGCTGCTGCAAGCCCTGGCCCAGTACTACAACCACTTGCAGGAGCAGCCCCAGAAGGCCCTGGTGGACATCCTCTCTGAGGTACGCACTTAACCAGCTGTGGGACCTCAGGTAGCGCTACTCATAGAAACATGGAGAAGTTCTCGTGAGTTAGCGCACGGAAACACTCTAGGGCAGCACAGAAACAAGTGTGTAACTTGACATTTTCTTAGTAACCGTGTTGAActggtaaaaagaaataaatatagtttAGTAACATACTTAATCTCAtacttttatatttcagttatctAAAATATAACTGAAAGCATTCTTTCAACATACAACCGGTATAAAAAGTTGTAGGAATGTTTTACACTGTTTTTTGTCACGTTAAGGCTCCCAAAGCCAGTACGTATTTTACAGTTACAGCCGATCTCCATTCGGGTGAGCAcatgctcagtagccacatgtggccaatGGCTGCCGTATAGGACAGTGCAGCCCTAGAACAGTGCCGGGCACGTGGCAAGTATACTAACGTGTTTGCTATGTGTTTTGAGTAGAGCTGGCCCCTGAAGGGCCCCCACTGCCCTACTTGGGGAATGGAGGTAGGCTCGTACCTGGGACCCTTTACTACTGAGGAAAAGGCAGGGACAGCAACAGCTGGGCCCCAGCTTTTTGCATAGCCCTGGCTGCAGAGCCAGGAAGACCTGAATTTGAACCCCAGCTCTCCACTTGGGGACCCTTGTATAAGAAATGGGTTAGTCCTAAAAAACCCAATAGAGGAGAACTAAAATGGCGGTCCCAGGCCAGTTAGCATCAGTGGGGTGCTTGTGAACAACCCAGCTTCCTGGGACTTGGGGATTTAAGGTTTTTAACAAATATCCTTCTCATGATTCTGATGCCTGGCAGGGTAGGTTGTGGCTATCCCACCTCAGACTGGCATTGTGCCAGGGGCCTCACGGGAGCCTGGCAGGTAGAACGGGGAGAGACAAAAAATGCTGTGAGAGAGCCACCGTCCCTCAACCTGTCCCCGCCTCAGGTCCCAGAGGCTATGTGGCAGGAGATCCTACCGAAGGTCCTCAAAGTCGACTTGAATTCAGTACTTGCCTCCCCTGAGCACCTGGAGCTCTTCCTCTTGGCCCATCAGAAGGTGCCCGCGAAGCTTGAGAAGCTGATGGGATCGGTCGACCTCTTCTCAGATGAGAATATCCCCAGGTGtgagggaggtgggtgggtgggctcCCTGGGGCCGAGGGGCTGCATCTGGTCATCCATAGCTTTGTGGTATGGCTTGGGGGGTGTCCCTGCTTCCCTGGGTGCCCTGGCCCTTACCTGTTCAGTGGGTGCCCCCTGAGTCCCCTCCACCCTCTTCCAAAGACTGGTGATTGTGCTGAAGATGGCCGCTGCCTCTGTGAAGAAGGAGCGCAAGCTGCCCACTGTGGCTCTGGACCTGCTTCGCCTAGCACTTGAGGAGGACAAGTTCCCACGGTTCTGGAAGGAAGTTGTGGAACAAGGGCTACTACAGAAGCAGTTCTGGCCAGCCAGGTGCGTGCGGTGCTTGTCTGCTCTCCACCCCCTTTTCTCTGTTAAGCAGGGATGGGCTGGTAGTCCTGAGAGCCACCAGGGAAACAGGGCTCTGACCAGGCTCTGTCATGCACCGCCCTAGCTACCTGTGTTTCCGACTGCTGGGTGCGGCCCTGCCTCTGCTGTCCAAGGAGCAGCTACAGCTGGTGATGCGAGGGGACCTGATCCGACATTACGGGGAACACATGGTCACTGCTAAGGTGGGTGCCGCCCCTGCAGCCCTACACTGCCAGAAAAGGCCGGGCAACCCGGCTGCCTCCTTCAGGAAGGGGGTAGGCTGCCTCAGCGATCAGCCAGCTTCTAGAAAACAGGCTTGCTCTTTGCTCCTGCAATAGTGGGTCTTCCTGCCTCAGCCCCTGCCTGGGATGGGCAAGCATAGCTGCTGTTGAGAGGGGCCTGGGACCTGGGTCTCTTGCCTCTGGGTAAAGTGAGCTACTTGAGCCCCCCACGACTGTTTCCCCGCGAATGGAGTTTTGACTAGGTCAGCCCTTCTGCCCTTGGGCCCCTCAGCAGAGACATGTCCAGCCAGTGGCATACCCAGGCCTCCATCCACCCCAGTGTTATGAGAAGGAGTGTCATCCTCATCACTGAAGTTGTTCTGAGCACTGTCTACTCCCCACACTAAGCTGAGGGCGAGTCCAGTGGCGGTTAAGAATGTGGAATGGGGGACCAGACCGCTGGGTGCCAGTCCTGGCTCCACcgctcactagctgtgtgatgcTGTGTGATCTTGTGTAGTTTGCTTCCCTTCCCTGTGCCTGCCTCTCTTTATCTCTGAGACAAGAGGAGCAGTGCTTCCTCAAAAATCGTGGTGAAAATGATACCCAGTTAATACCCACAAGGCACCCAGAGCAGTGCCCACTGCACAGGATATGCTGCTGGGTTTGCTCCCCTCACCAGCTGCTTGCACCTCTACAAGCAGCTTCGGGGAGATGCATTCCCATTAGAATTGTGGGTGAAGGACAGGTCAGAAAATAGAGAGCTGTGATGAAGAGCGTGGCTGGAGGCCAGGCTGAGCGGGCCCGTATCCCATATGCACCCGCTTGGAGCCCTGTGACCCTCAGAGATTACTTCTAAgtttttctgtgcctcattttcttcatctgtaaaatgacaaaagaGGCCCACGGCAGAGGGTTTTGTTACAAAGATTAAACAAGCTGCCACACAAAATATGTCGCATGGTGTCCAGCATGTAGTAATAAGCACGTAAGAGATTTTAAGCTCCACTCTGATACAGCTAAGAGGTGGTAgaagtaggatttgaacccaggtcagaTTGATGGCCCAGTCTGGACTCTGAACCACTGCTCTGCCCTGTCTCAAGCCCAGAAAACAGCTGCCCTGATCCAGTGAGAAGTGAGAAGGAGGGGCCTTCTGGGGCTGGCTGTGTGGGGGCTGGAGCGGTCAGATGGGGACAGGCCTTGATGCCAGACAGCAGCATTGGGGCGTAAGACAATTGAGCCTGGCTATGCAGGGGAGCCTGGGCCTTGGTTTACCACGTTGGGTAGGAGGCTGATGGGATTGTCCCTGACTCTTGCAGTTCCCGAACCAGTTCAAGTTTGCTCCAGAGATGAACGAGTATGTGGGAACCTTCCTGGAAGGCTGCCGGGATGACCCCGAACGGCAGTTGGCCGTGATGGTGGCCTTCACATCCCTCACCAATCAGGGCCTCCCCGTTGTGCCGACCTTCTGGCGGGTTGTGCGATTCCTGAGTGCCCCCGCCCTCAAGGGCTACGTGGCCTGGCTGCGGGACATGTTTCTCCAGCCCGACCTGGACTCCTTGGTGGATTTCAGTACCAGCAACCAAAAGAAAGCCCAGGATGCTTCACTCCATGGGTGAGGGGCCCGGGGTCGGGGTGAGGGCGGCAGGAAGGGGCCCGGGGCTCAGGAGTTGGCTTCCTGGGCCTGCCGAGCCCAAACACCAGGACCCTCCCACCTCCAGGGTCTTGGTTCCgtggaagggaagggggagaTCCGAGCCTTAGCTCCCAaaggaggcctcagtttcctcatgtgtgttCCCCTGCTGGTGATCAGGGGGCAGGGATCTTGGTGTCCTGTCTCCAAAATGGGGCAAAGGAGTACCACTTTTGCCCTCTAAATGGCTTCTGTCCTCCAGGCCTGAGCGGGCTGTGTCCCGGCTACGGAAGTGGGTCATCCTCCGCCTGGTCAGCATCGTGGACAGCCTGCAcatggagaaggaggaggccTTGATCGAGGAGGTGGCCAGGTGTGAGACACgttcaaaccccagctccagTGGGGGGGGGGGCCGCCAGCGAGCGGTGTGACTTGCTTGCGGCCACACAGCCTCGCCTCTGTCTTGGTTCCGAGGGAGGGATGCTGGATCCAGATCTGAGAAATGTCTGCTACCTCATCACCAGAGTGGCTCCCTTCTCCTCCAGGCCCTCAGTGATACCTTTCAAGGAGGGGCTGCTAAAAACGGGTGGCACTAACCAAATCAACACAGGTTGCTCTCCCACCCGCCCCAGGTTTTGTTTCTTCCACTCGTTCTTTGAAACAAAGAAGCCCACGTCCCAGATCCCAGAAACTGGGCAGCAGTTCTCCTTCCCTATGGATGGCCGGGCCCGAGAGGTAGTCAGCGGTGCTTTCTTCAGGTAGGCAGTGCACAGCTTGGGAGAGGTGTGCGGGTGGGCGAGCAGGCTGGGAGGGGGCCTGGAGGACACCTGTTCCCTCCAATTCTAAGCTGGGAGAAGCTGCAGAGGCCCAGTGAGTTCCAGTGGGTCGgtgtggggatggagggagggggccaTGTTCACGGACCCAGCCCTtgaccccaacccccaccctcccccagcctgcTGCAGACCCTCAGCACGCAGTTTAGGCAGGAGCCGGAGCAGACCCAGGGCAGGCAGTCCTGGACCTACCAGCTGGTACAGTTTGCAGACATGCTGTTGAACCACAGCCGCAACGCGGCCCCCCTGACACCCTTTACTACGAAGCAGCGCCAGGCCTGGGACCGGTAAGGGGCAGGATTGCCAGGGGATGGGTGGGACACTGGCACCTGACACTGGCAGCAGTGGCCTAAGAGCATACCCATCTTGCCCCAGGATGCTGCAGACTCTGAAGGAGTTAGAGGCTCGCTCCTCGGAGGCCAAGGCCACTGCTTTTCAGCACCTGCTGCTCCTCGTGGGCATCCACCTCTTCAAGGTACGGTGGCCTGGAAGGGCGGGGGTGACGGACCTGGGATCTGGGCACGACAGGCTTCCTCCTGAGAGGCTTCAGGGCTTTGCCAGGAAAGGCTCTGGGGAGTTGAACCTGGCAGATTTCCTAGTCCAAGTGGTCATGGGTGGAGCTGAGTCAGTGCCAACAGCTCTTGACCCTCATGGTTTCTTCTTGACTCTGAAGCCTCATTTCTCTGGAGGTTTTCCTCTCGCATCACATGAGGCTCTTATGGGACTGCTTCGGGTCTTAAGTAGTCTGAGCAGATGTCGCTCCCTTCTTGCCCCTGGGCTGTGGATTTTGCCTCCAGGCCTCGGGTACTCCTGGCCCAGCCCGTGGTCAAATTGTGTGGGTAAAGGTTGGCCATGAGGCCCCTTCTGCTCCTTGGCTTGGTTGGGTCTCAGGGCCCTGGTGACACATTCTGAGCCTACCCCAGACCGAGATCTCTGAGCTTGACTTGAACCAAGGGTTTGTCAAATTCCTGAATAAAAGGTGGAGCCCAGCCACAGCCAGAGAGCTGGAGACAAAGATGGCCAGGATTCTGGGCTCCTATTTTGGCCTTTATTCTGCCACCCCAGCACAAACATTGAAGCCCCCGCTGCATGATGAGGGGAAAGTCTGCCTTTTCGGTACCACGGATTACATGGGCTGTTTTCAGAGGTCCCCCCAAGGCTGGTCGAGCAAGGTGGGTGGCTGGATTCTGGACTTATccccagcaaaatgggtttaaatcactttaaattagttaaaattagtGATTTTCAGTGTTTCCTCTGTAATAATGTTGAGTCAGGTGTGGGAGAAAACATCGAGACTTTTGAACCACGAGGCTGGGGCCTGCTGGCTTCCTGTGACCCTGACCCAACTGCCCCTCTGCCCCTCGGCGTCGTGGGGCTATTGGGCTCCATGTTCCCTGAGGGATCTCAGAGCCCGTGACTGCATGTTAAGTGTAAAGTGCCATCATCTCCTGGGCTGGCGTCCTCCGTTCTGGATGGTGGGGGTGACTAGCCAGGCAAGCTAGAGTGTTCTCGGCCTCTGATGCCAGCCACTCCCCAAGCTCAGCAAAGGCTGGGCGTGGGGCCTGCCTCCTGACTTCTACCCTACCCACAGTCCCCCACAGAGAGCTGCGACCTCCTAGGTGACATCCAGACCTGCATCAAGAAGAGCCTGGGGGAGAAGACCCGACAGACCCGCTCCAAGGCCACCAGTGGGTCATtatccctggggtgggggcagcagggcaCATCCTGGGCACAATGGGGACCCAGAATGGGGCAGCAGTGCCCTGCCCAGGCTCAGTCCTCTCCCCTCTTGCAGACCCCCAGGAGCCACCATGGGTAGAGGTGCTGGTGGAGATCCTTCTggccctcctggcccagcccagccACCTGATTCGCCAGGTGGCCCGGAGTGTGTTTACCCACATCTGTTCCCACCTGACTCCACGTGCCCTGCAGCTAATCCTGGACGTGAGTTGGGGCTTTGGGGAAATGAGCCCCGGCGTGCTGCTGTCTAAGCAGGGCTGTCATATCAGCCCACATCCTCGCTGTAATCTGCAGAGTGGGTGGGGGCCTCACTCAAACTCTGCTGCCATGTGAGCCTGATCCAGGGCGTGCTGAGTGGTCGTCAGGTCTATCGCGGGGGTGCTGGCACCGAGCACTGGAGGATGTGGCCTGCCCTCCTGGGCTCCGTTTTCCTCCCTTGGCCTTTTGGCCGAGACTGGACAGAGCATGGTCAGAGAAGGGCAGTCAGCAGGGCCCAGTGGTCTGAGGAGGGTAAAGGGTCAGCTGTCTGGGACTGTCCTGCAGGTGCTAAACCCAGAGCAGAGCCCCGACGAGGACGACAACGTAGTGGTCATGGACGATTCCGAAAAGCAGCTGGAGGACGAGGAGGTACTTGCCagcagggggcagggcagggcgggCAGTCACATGAGCGACCGGGAGGTGTGACACACGGCCCCCCTCAGGACAAGAGTTCCGACGGCGAGGACAATAAGAACTCGGCGAGTGAGGAGGAGAGTGACGAGGAGGAGAGCGACGAGGAGGACCGCGACGGGGATGTGGACCCTTGCTTCCGGGAGCAGCTGATGGCCGTGCTGCAGGCAGGGAAGGCGCTGGTGAGCAGGAGCGGGGAGGGCTCCCgcgcctgtctgtctgtctgcttgCGCCTGCGGGAGGCCAGGCTGCTCACTGGCACCCGTCCCTCAGGGTGGAgaggacgacgacgacgacgaggaGCTGGGGGATGAGGCCATGATGGCGCTGGACCAGAACCTTGCCAGCCTCTTTGCCGAGCAGAAGTTGCGCATCCAGGCCCGGAGGGACGAGAAGAACAAGCTGCAGAAGGAGAAGGCGCTCCGGCGGGACTTCCAGATCAGGGTGAGCCCGAGGACCGGTCCCGTCTCCCCGCCCCTTCCCCCCTCCGCGCGTGCCCCCACGCCTGGCTGAGCCCACCCGTCCCGGCCACAGGTCCTGGACCTGATCGAGGTGCTGGTGACCAAGCAGCCCGCGAACCCGCTGGTCCTGGAGCTGCTGGAGCCGCTGCTAAACATCATCCGGCGCAGCATGCGCACGAGCAGCACCAAGCAGGAGCAGGACCTGCTCCACAAGACGGCGCGCATCTTCACGTGAGCGCGGGGCGGGCCCTGCTGGCGGGGGGACGGGCCCAGGCCGCTCACGGCTCGGCTCACGGCTCACAGCTCGGCCTCGGGGGCaccgtcacacacacacagtccttgATTCTGCCATCCTTCCTCCAACACTTAGTGCACCAGCTCCGTGccggccccagccccagccccatccATGGCCTCAGGGTCACTGCGGTTGGGAAACCAGACTGGTCGTCTGGCAGTGCTGTCCTGGGGCTGTGGCAGGGGGTAGATAGAAGCTAGTGGGAGCACAAAGTGGTGGGGGCACTAACGCGTCTCGAGGGGCCAAGGAAGGCCCCCCGGGAAGGTGAAGACAGTTCTGGGAGCTGTAGAGTACATCCAGCCTGTAAGCCGCAGGCAGGGCAGAAAAGGTCCAAAGGGGAGCTGGTCAGATCGAGCGGGAACGTAAGAGTCCTCCGCGCGTGGCAGGGGGCCTGCTTTGCCTTTTAGGAAATGGGCGGCAGTGTGGGCTGCACCAGAGCAGAGAGCCCGGCAAGAGGGAGGATGCACATGGCCAATACAGACCTGCTTTCCGGAGTGCTGAGAGGCTGGAGCAGTTGAAAGACTAGGAACTTGAGATCCCAAGTGCACAGCATACAGCGGGTGGGGAGAGTGACAGACAGTGCACCCCCAGCTCATCTCCCATGCAGGCCCCAGGCCGCCCCTTCTCTGCTAGCTCTCCCCACCACCTGCCTGGGCAGTGTTGGGCTTGTTGAGTGTCCTGCCTCAGCCCTACTCTGTTTGCAGCCCTGCGGGGCCACATAGGATTCTGAGCACACAGACCCTGGTCTTGCTTTACAAAGGGCTCGGAAGCCACTGTCCCACAAGAGACAGGTATAGATAAGAGACGTGGACCAGGTCGGGTGTTCGGCCCATGGTGTAGCCTCAGCCTAGGAAGCCGGTTTCCCCTTTGGCTTGTCCTCAGAGCAAATCTGCAAATGGCCCTGGGCCTCCCTCTGCGGCCTTAGTCGAATCCCTTTTCTTCTCTAGGTGTACGTTTCCCCATGAAATGGGACTTGGGACCCTTACTCGTGGGGTTGATTCTGCTTGGCAGGGAGCAGGAGTGGAAAGAGAATGTTGTAACAGGCTCTACCCCTTACTGCCCAACAGGCATCACTTGTGCCGCTCCCGGCATTACTGCCGTGACGTGGGCAACTGTGTGGAGACGCTGTATACCCAGGTGGAGCGACTGGTGCAGCAGGCTGGCCGCCAGGCCGACTCCTCCATCTCCCTCTACTACTTCAACGCTTCTCTCTACCTGCTCCGGGTCTTGAAGGGCAACACTTCCGAAAGGTCCATCTGCAAGACCCCGAAGAAGGAGAAGGCaggcactgacaccagcaccaaGGCCAAGGTCCCCAAGGTGAGCAGGCCCTTGCCCAAGAAGGCTCAACCTAGAAAGTCCAGTGCTGGGCGATAGGAGCGAGTCCCGGGCAGCAGGCTGGGACCATccgcccatttcacagatggggagtTGAGGCCATGTCTTCCCAAGGACCCAGCTTTCAGCTTTCTGAAGGCAGCCAGGCTCTACTCCCATACCAGAGACTCTTCTCCCTGGCATCACACCGACTTTCTCTCAGGTGGCCCAGGCTACCAGCTGCTTGGATTTAAGCCTCGTGACCCCAATCTACTCATCAGCACTGAGATCCTTCCTGACCAAGCGCAACAGCCCGCTCACCGTCCCCATGTTCCTCAGCCTCTTCTCCCGGCACCCGGTGAGTGTGGAGGCTGGCCCACCTCAGGGCCCCTGCTCAGCCCAGTCCCCCATCTCATAGCCCTGTCTTTCCCTCCCTAGATGCTCTGTAAGAGCCTGCTCCCCATTGTGGTCCAGCATGTGACAGGCCAAACGCGGCCCCGCCACCAGGTAAGGGCCTTCCCAGATCCCAGCCGAGGGCCTGTCTGAATTACTCACTTGACTCATTTGTGAATGAATAGTTGTGAGGCCTAGGAGTGCTGCCCctgtgagggtgagggtgggatAAGCCCACCCCACTCCTCCTTCTCTGacctgccagcccctcccccactgtaAGCACAGAGTagctgtggggctgggggcagctcTGTCCCCACTGCTGCCACTTCCCATGTGGCCTAAGCCCTTTGGCTCCTTAGCGCTCACACTTGGACCTGCACAGAAGAAGCCCCTGGTTGTCTGCTCAGGTGCTGGGCTGACaggcaggctgggggtggggtgtggggggctggAAGGGAGACAGGGAAGCTGGAGGAAGATGGTACTGAGCAGTAAGAAGGTCAGGAACTGTCTCAATCCAGGTTGCCATCTCTTACTGAGCTGGCAGCCCTTGCTTCGCCCGCACCTGCTTGAGAATAGGGGACAGGAGCAGCTGGTTACTGAGCCCAGAGCTTCTGTTGTGA contains the following coding sequences:
- the MYBBP1A gene encoding myb-binding protein 1A, with translation MRRDLTRKRLSSEPTCSRNMAQTENQDDAEPMSPGEAMKSGARPADRQGLLKHSREFLDFFWDIAKPQQETRLQATEKLLQYLRTRPEGSEMKYALKRLITGLGVGRETARPCYSLALAQLLQSFEDIPLCSILKQIEEKHDLQKIKKAMMRPALFANLFGVLALFQSGRLVKDSEALMKSVKLLQALAQYYNHLQEQPQKALVDILSEVPEAMWQEILPKVLKVDLNSVLASPEHLELFLLAHQKVPAKLEKLMGSVDLFSDENIPRLVIVLKMAAASVKKERKLPTVALDLLRLALEEDKFPRFWKEVVEQGLLQKQFWPASYLCFRLLGAALPLLSKEQLQLVMRGDLIRHYGEHMVTAKFPNQFKFAPEMNEYVGTFLEGCRDDPERQLAVMVAFTSLTNQGLPVVPTFWRVVRFLSAPALKGYVAWLRDMFLQPDLDSLVDFSTSNQKKAQDASLHGPERAVSRLRKWVILRLVSIVDSLHMEKEEALIEEVARFCFFHSFFETKKPTSQIPETGQQFSFPMDGRAREVVSGAFFSLLQTLSTQFRQEPEQTQGRQSWTYQLVQFADMLLNHSRNAAPLTPFTTKQRQAWDRMLQTLKELEARSSEAKATAFQHLLLLVGIHLFKSPTESCDLLGDIQTCIKKSLGEKTRQTRSKATNPQEPPWVEVLVEILLALLAQPSHLIRQVARSVFTHICSHLTPRALQLILDVLNPEQSPDEDDNVVVMDDSEKQLEDEEDKSSDGEDNKNSASEEESDEEESDEEDRDGDVDPCFREQLMAVLQAGKALGGEDDDDDEELGDEAMMALDQNLASLFAEQKLRIQARRDEKNKLQKEKALRRDFQIRVLDLIEVLVTKQPANPLVLELLEPLLNIIRRSMRTSSTKQEQDLLHKTARIFTHHLCRSRHYCRDVGNCVETLYTQVERLVQQAGRQADSSISLYYFNASLYLLRVLKGNTSERSICKTPKKEKAGTDTSTKAKVPKVAQATSCLDLSLVTPIYSSALRSFLTKRNSPLTVPMFLSLFSRHPMLCKSLLPIVVQHVTGQTRPRHQAQACLLLQKALPIRELRLCFEDPEWEQLIGQILAKVTENLRALGEAQTKSEHLKERSSLELLNTLFRIINHEKLTVDLTGVRGVLQSQQQKLQQRVQQGEHSTGSCRLYDLYWQAMRILGVQRPKLEKKDSKEGPTQSPVSMKRKKKGFLPETKKRKKRKSEGTTQKEDATPAATSGDQPPSTGKRKRKRRKAKVAAEAQVNGMPEAKSPAAQSPAPKPPTTSPNTPAKTPKRHKKNRKLSQVNGATPMSPTEPAVEKQHQKELPTKEVSGKSPQPALQSALPRKKARLSLASRSPSLFQSGAKKKKAQLRKGSKP